From the genome of Candidatus Hydrogenedentota bacterium:
GGGTATTTCTATTTCACGCGCGAAATCCGCGCATTCGTATCGCGATACGGGCGCGGGCTGAGTTTCGCGAACTCGGCGGTTCCCCGCCGTGTTTGGGAAAGACTCCGGTTCGACGAGCAGCCCACGGGGGAGGATTTCCAATTTCAGCGAAAATTGGTCCGGGCGGGCTTTGGTATGGCGTTTCCGAGCGATGCCCCGGTGCTGCATCATCACAATTACTCGATCGGCGCCTTGTGGCGCCGCTGCCGGAACGAAGGCTACTCCCTCAAACTGATGGGATGCCCCTATTCCGAATGGGACCTGTTCATGGATCTTGCAAGTCCGCGCAAATATGTCCAGTGGCTGCGCGAGGTCCGATACGGACGCCTCCATACGACCGCGGATTTCCTTTTTCCCGTGGCGCGGCCCTTGGCGGTGTATATGGGCAGCCGGTTTACGCGGAAACCGATATGGTACTGATGGGGACAGACGGGATGCGTGTCCGAGTTCGGGGCCGTCGTCCACCGTCCGAACCCGCTTGCACCGTCGTCCGTGAAAGGTGGGGCTTATGACGGGTTCAACACACAATGCCCCGGAGCGAAAAGCGGACACGCGCAACGCCGTCCGGCGATATTACGAGGAAAACCCGCTCATGGTGAGTTCGCCGTTCGGCGGCGTGGACGGCGTCAACGCGAAATTGATCATGCAGGTCTGGGGCGCGCTCGGGATTGATCTGCGCGGGCGGCGTGTGTTGGACGTGGGCTGCGGGCGCGGTTTTCTGGCGGACGTCGTGCGCGACTTGGGCGGCGAATACGCGGGCACGGATCTGGTCGCCGGGCGCGGCGGATTTCCGCTGGCGCTTGCCGATGCCGTTTACCTGCCGTTCGGGAACAAGGCATTCGACGCGGTTCTGTGCATTGACGCCTTCGAACATTTTCCGGAACCCGTGGCCGCGGCGCGCGAATTCCGCCGCGTGCTTCGGCCCGGCGGCTTTGTCTTTTTGTCCGTTCCGAACTATGCGAACATGGCGGGAATCGTCAAAGGGTGGTGCGAACGGTTCGGATCATACGAACCCGACACATGGGCGCCGTTCCGGCGCTGGCAGCCGCAGCAACTCGAACATTTCACGACAAGCCGCCGCGTGCGCAAGACGTTTCGCAAGGCGGATTTCACGCAGTTTCGCCGGTTGGGCCATCCGCCGGAAACCGGTCTTGGACTGTTTCCCTGGATGGAGCATCCCAAAATGCCGGATCGAATCCGCTTCCGTTTGCAACGCATTTTCGGTACGATTGGCCCCGCGTTGGCCCGGATGGTTCCGGCGTCCAGTTTGCATCTGTTCTGGAGGATTTCGTGATGGGTGTCATTGGGAGGGTGCTGGATTTCTACCGGACCCGGCCTGATCAGCCGATTATGGCGGATCAGGCGGCCATCCGCCGCGAGTACGAATGGCGCCGCTGGTCCGTGTTTCTGTCCATCACCTTGGGCTACGGGTTCTTTTACGTGTGCCGCCAGGCTTTTTCCGTGGCCAAGAAACCCATGCTCGAGGACGGGATTCTCAACGCGGATCAAATGGGCCGGATCGGTTCGGCGCTCCTGCTGACCTATGCGTTTGGGAAACTTTTCAACGGTTTTCTGGCCGATCGCAGCAATATC
Proteins encoded in this window:
- a CDS encoding glycosyltransferase family 2 protein; protein product: MNAPSETCDVCVAILIRDAGGLLPRLLDAVFAQHTTRRFEVLAVDSGSTDGSQDVLRRYPVRLVEIPRETFNWGRTRDFAYRQSAAPIMVNLSQDAIPMRTDWLDNLIRPLEDPGMGVSCGSSVPDPDRGFPQFPWERNGYFYFTREIRAFVSRYGRGLSFANSAVPRRVWERLRFDEQPTGEDFQFQRKLVRAGFGMAFPSDAPVLHHHNYSIGALWRRCRNEGYSLKLMGCPYSEWDLFMDLASPRKYVQWLREVRYGRLHTTADFLFPVARPLAVYMGSRFTRKPIWY
- a CDS encoding class I SAM-dependent methyltransferase, giving the protein MTGSTHNAPERKADTRNAVRRYYEENPLMVSSPFGGVDGVNAKLIMQVWGALGIDLRGRRVLDVGCGRGFLADVVRDLGGEYAGTDLVAGRGGFPLALADAVYLPFGNKAFDAVLCIDAFEHFPEPVAAAREFRRVLRPGGFVFLSVPNYANMAGIVKGWCERFGSYEPDTWAPFRRWQPQQLEHFTTSRRVRKTFRKADFTQFRRLGHPPETGLGLFPWMEHPKMPDRIRFRLQRIFGTIGPALARMVPASSLHLFWRIS